The DNA sequence GATATCGTGAGCACTATCCCTGTCGACCACCTGGTTATACTTCTTCACCAAGGGCGAAACCTTAACGATGCTGTTGATTTCGGCATCAGTGAGTACGTCCATACGCGATTCAGGAGCTCGGAGCATGGTGTGTACCAACGGCGTAGGAATCCCTTTTTCGTTCAGCGCAGTTACCAAAGCTTCCCCAATTCCAAGCTCGGTCAGTAGTTGATCAACATCGTAAAACTCCGTGATAGGATAATTCTGCGCGGCCAAACGAATGGCTTTGCGATCCTTGGCGGTAAATGCCCGTAAGGAATGCTGTACTTTTAAACCCAACTGCCCCAACACACTCTCAGGAATGTCGGCAGGATTTTGGGTAACAAAAAACAAGCCAACACCTTTTGAGCGAATCAACTTCACGATGGCTTCCAACTGGTCCATCAATGCGTCTGAGGCCTGGTCAAAAACCAAGTGAGCTTCATCAATGAACAAGACCAATTTGGGCTTATCCGCATCGCCAGCTTCAGGAAACGTGCTATAGATTTCTGCAAGGATTTGCAGCATAAACGTCGAAAACAACTTCGGACGATCCTGGATATCCGTCAAGCGAATAACGGAGACAATTCCCCGGCCCAATTCGTCCGTACGGCAGAGGTCATCTACGTCAAAGGAACGCTCACCAAAAAACACACTTGCTCCCTGCTGCTCCAGCTCAACAATCTTACGCATGATAGAGCCCACACTGGAAGAAGAGATCAAGCCATAAATATCTTGAACTTCCGCTTTCCCCTCATTCGTCATAAATTGAAGGGCTTTCTTAAAGTCCATCAAATCCAACAAAGGCAGTGCATTGTCATCACAATACTTAAAAACCACGGCTACAATTCCAGCCTGTGTATCATTCAGTGAAAGAATTTTGGAAAACAAAACCGGCCCAAATTCCGTAACGGTTGCCCGTAGACGGGCTCCTTTTTCATCGGAGATAGACAAGAACTCTACCGGGCTTCCCCCGGCAGTAAAAGGTATACCAATAGCGGCATGGCGCTCGTCAATCTTGCGGTGCCCCGCAGAAGGCATGGCTATCCCACTCAGATCTCCTTTGATGTCCATCAGTAAACTAGGAACCCCTTCCTTGGAAAGCTGCTCGGCGATAATTTGTAAGGTCTTCGTTTTACCAGAACCCGTGGCTCCTGCAATCAGCCCGTGGCGATTGAGGGTAGCCATAGGCAAACGAACGAGCGTATTGGTTTGCGTTACTTTGTCAAGCATTGCACCGCCTAAAACAAAACTTGGCCCTTTAAATTGATAACCTGCGTTGATGGTCTCTAAAAACTGCTCCGACATAATATCTGAATGAATTGTTGGTCTTAAGACTTATTCCAAGCACTAAGGTAATGAACAAATGGTTACTATTGATTCCATTTTTCTACCCTTAACTCGTATTTCCGCTTATTGAAGGGCCATAAATCAATATTAAAACTCCCTTCCAGCTCTTCCTCCAGCTCTGCTGGCATGAAATCTTCGTAAAAATTGATCCCCGTAAGGGCCTCTACCTCATCAATAGAAACGGCAAACTTAAAGAGTGGGTCATAGTTGACTTCATTGTCTAAAATAAAACCTATACCCTTTTTCTCTGGATCATCAAGGTCCAATATCACCTTGTAGTAAGCCGCCGGAATAGCCACTTGGTTGTCTTTACCAATATACCCCTTGGGTTCTTTGCTCAAAACTGGGCCGGATACAATGTAGAGACGCTTGAACTTCTTGGCCCAATCCCGAGTCAATTCCTCCAATTCCCGCCAGATTCCCTGGTTGAAATTTCTTGACTGCGGACTGATGTTGCTCATCAGAAAAGTTTCGTCCATGGCCACCGCATCGTAAGCCATATCCGCCGCAGGCACCATGTGTCCACGGTCGTAGCCCGACCCTCGGTAGTCATCAGGCGTTGCACTCCCCTCGCGTATCGCGGGGTCAGGTCGAAAATTGTCCTCACGCTCCGTCCACGGCTTGATCAGGTTATCGTAAGTAAGCACATAGGCCACCCAATCCGCTTGCTCATAATCATCATTGTAGCTTAGCGTGTAGTGCTTATAATGATAAACCTCCGAACCCCTCACATCAGAAGGTAAGAAATGCTCTTCACCAACGTAAGCACTCGGTTCATCAGCTTCCTCAATAAGAGCTGCCCCTTCTCCTGAGAAAAAGCTGAAAAGAAAGTACAAGCCACCGACAATAGCTCCAAAAATCCCCACTTTTGCGATCATACCGCCGCTTTCTTTCGCCTGATTGGCATGATTACGCCGCAATTTAGCCATGAATTGTTGATTGAATGAGGCGTAAAAATACAAAAAGTTGATTAACTGCTATTAACATCCTTCAATTTGGTGGCAAATTATTTCCTTACAATCCCTCATATGGTTCAAAAAAAATCCTTATGTGCCTCATGTGGTTTAATTATCCCCCCCTCACTGCTGCTTCACCTCCACAATCTCCACCCGCCGTTCCCGGGCCGCTGCGGGGCTGTAAATAGAAAGCCGCTCTCCGGCCCGCTCGTCTTGTGCGCTGGCAGCTGCGCGGGTTTCCCCAAAAGAAACTTCAGAAATCACCAGCTGCCCGCTCTCCAGATATGGCAACAGTATCCCCGAACGCCAGCTTTGGAAGTGGTTGCGTACCGCACTCACGCGGCGCTGGCCTAGCAGAAGGTTGTAATCTCCCTTTGCGCGCGGACTCGTGTAGCCTTTCAAGAAAATCTCCACTTTTTGTGCTGCTTCCAGTTGCTCCAGCAAGATGGCAGAAAATAGCTCCAGCCTTTCGTAACCTTCTACCACTTCTTTTTCAAAAAACAAAGCCACGGCGTCCTGTTCTTCTTCATTCTCAGCGTATTGCTCGTAGTAAATGTCTTCCCTTTTCAGGTAATTGAAATAGGTTTCCGAATAATCGAGTTCCGTAACGGATTTGCGCGTACGCGGATTGGGGTGATCATTGTCGTAAAACAAGGTCAAGGGTAAAAAGTCTTCCAAGGTCCGGAAAATAGGATGCGTGGGAGTG is a window from the Lewinella sp. LCG006 genome containing:
- a CDS encoding DNA/RNA non-specific endonuclease gives rise to the protein MAKLRRNHANQAKESGGMIAKVGIFGAIVGGLYFLFSFFSGEGAALIEEADEPSAYVGEEHFLPSDVRGSEVYHYKHYTLSYNDDYEQADWVAYVLTYDNLIKPWTEREDNFRPDPAIREGSATPDDYRGSGYDRGHMVPAADMAYDAVAMDETFLMSNISPQSRNFNQGIWRELEELTRDWAKKFKRLYIVSGPVLSKEPKGYIGKDNQVAIPAAYYKVILDLDDPEKKGIGFILDNEVNYDPLFKFAVSIDEVEALTGINFYEDFMPAELEEELEGSFNIDLWPFNKRKYELRVEKWNQ
- a CDS encoding helicase HerA-like domain-containing protein, whose protein sequence is MSEQFLETINAGYQFKGPSFVLGGAMLDKVTQTNTLVRLPMATLNRHGLIAGATGSGKTKTLQIIAEQLSKEGVPSLLMDIKGDLSGIAMPSAGHRKIDERHAAIGIPFTAGGSPVEFLSISDEKGARLRATVTEFGPVLFSKILSLNDTQAGIVAVVFKYCDDNALPLLDLMDFKKALQFMTNEGKAEVQDIYGLISSSSVGSIMRKIVELEQQGASVFFGERSFDVDDLCRTDELGRGIVSVIRLTDIQDRPKLFSTFMLQILAEIYSTFPEAGDADKPKLVLFIDEAHLVFDQASDALMDQLEAIVKLIRSKGVGLFFVTQNPADIPESVLGQLGLKVQHSLRAFTAKDRKAIRLAAQNYPITEFYDVDQLLTELGIGEALVTALNEKGIPTPLVHTMLRAPESRMDVLTDAEINSIVKVSPLVKKYNQVVDRDSAHDILTEKIEAAQAEERQEELKEQRAKARSTTSSRRKEKSTLEKVMSNTTTRQIGRTLARELARGLLGILGGKRR